In Labrus bergylta chromosome 11, fLabBer1.1, whole genome shotgun sequence, one genomic interval encodes:
- the gmnc gene encoding geminin coiled-coil domain-containing protein 1 produces METLACGWACDPCDPSDLREEASSVWDSQCVYNGSPPAAAALLWAEPISPHLQRNKQLQDVLLQREEELARLQEENNKLRQFFSSSFVRNLQQKAKKLTADGRTKLKRNLMYQEDGPLQTRSHQLLASQQVSKRVCRNLTAQFCSEFPETPASSSEPNLDLWVLRTLGLKDRDTIDTSSTSSSSSSSASGFSSLVYDAAASSSSPSEYSLNSSSTPSSVQSYCQTSTPQSDFVFSPADSSLSCTTSPGQSSDFTATGRFESPDAVIRSYNTFTALQSPPRVPLFSTSPLRAEICPQVPASSPVQSLQRNSAEPPAYWTPMRSSKTTSSQDAIQFSPPGERVHFSPVPSSSPAINQSSTPSPSAGPSMPQTPRSRTDLAFSMCLSPSNSVKTHSFPQGQAFVRKDSGGRWNFTWVPKQGP; encoded by the exons ATGGAGACCCTGGCCTGCGGTTGGGCCTGCGACCCGTGTGACCCCAGCGACCTCAGAGAGGAGGCGTCGTCTGTGTGGG aTTCTCAGTGTGTCTATAACggctctcctcctgctgcagctgctctgttgTGGGCGGAGCCTATCTCCCCTCACCtccaaagaaacaaacag CTGCAGGACgttctgctgcagagagaggaggagctggcccgcctgcaggaggagaacaacaaactcaGACAGTTCTTCAGTTCCTCGTTTGTGAGGAACCTGCAGCAAAAAGCAAAG AAACTAACCGCTGACGGGAGGACGAAGCTGAAGAGAAACCTGATGTACCAGGAGGACGGACCTCTACAGACCCGCAGTCATCAGCTGCTCGCCTCCCAGCAGGTCAGCAAGAGAGTCTGCAGGAACCTCACTGCCCAGTTCTGCTCGGAGTTCCCTGAGACGCCCGCCTCCTCCTCAGAACCAAACCTGGATCTCTGGGTTCTGAGGACGCTCGGGCTGAAGGATCGAGACACCATCGATACGtccagcacctcctcctcctcctcgtcctccgcCTCTGGATTCAGCTCTTTGGTTTATGATGCTgctgcctcctcttcttcaccctCTGAATACTCTCTGAACTCGTCTTCTACGCCTTCTTCTGTCCAGAGCTACTGCCAAACGTCGACGCCTCAATCTGACTTTGTGTTCAGTCCTGCCGATTCCTCACTGAGCTGCACGACCTCTCCGGGCCAAAGCTCTGACTTCACCGCCACTGGACGGTTTGAATCTCCCGACGCCGTCATCAGGAGCTACAACACCTTCACTGCCTTACAGTCTCCCCCACGAGTCCCGCTCTTCAGCACGTCACCGCTCAGAGCagagatctgtcctcaggtccCGGCCTCGAGTCCAGTCCAAAGTCTGCAGAGGAACTCAGCAGAACCTCCGGCTTACTGGACCCCGATGAGAAGCAGCAAGACCACATCATCACAGGACGCAATCCAGTTCAGTCCACCTGGAGAGAGAGTCCATTTTTCCCCTGTCCCCTCATCCAGTCCCGCCATCAACCAGTCTAGCACACCTAGTCCGTCAGCAGGACCCAGCATGCCTCAGACGCCTCGCAGCCGCACAGATTTGGCGTTCAGTATGTGCCTGAGCCCGTCCAACAGCGTCAAGACCCACAGCTTCCCCCAGGGACAAGCCTTCGTCAGGAAGGACAGCGGGGGCCGGTGGAACTTCACCTGGGTACCCAAACAAGGACCATGA